The genomic window CGCTCCAGAATCGTTCCGGGTCAATGCCCGTGCCAGGCGCGGCCTTGGTCTGGATAAAGGCATGGAGTGGCGCGGAAACGTTCAGTCCGCCAACGGATACGTGGGCCATGGCTGCTCCTCGGGTTGTGGTGAGAAATTGGTCCTACCAATATCAGCGGCTGGAAAACGGGTCAATCGCGGGAAGCAAACGTGGGGCGTCGTGTTGCTTCCGTCGGGGTTCGCCGCCCTGCCGAGGGAGTGACCGGGGCGCGCATTGCCCTGTGGGGGGAATTGGCGTAGGCGTTTTCATGAAAATTTGTCATTCAAGGAGAATACATCAATATATGGAACAAAAAGTTGGGCAGATCGCGTTGTGGCTGGCGGACAAGAAGGGGACGGCCATCAAGGCTTTTGATTTGCGCGGCATCTCGCCGCTGACCGAGGCCATGATCATTGTCACGGCCCGGTCGGCCCGGCACGCCCAGGCCTTGGGCGATGAGCTGATGCAGCGTCTGGGCGAGAACGCGTGGGATTACCTGGGCGTGGAGGGCATGCAGAACGGCCAGTGGGTGCTGGTCGATTGCAATGATGTCATCGTGCATATTTTTCAGGAAGAAACGCGGGCCCTCTATAATGTGGAAGGGTTGT from Deltaproteobacteria bacterium includes these protein-coding regions:
- the rsfS gene encoding ribosome silencing factor, whose translation is MEQKVGQIALWLADKKGTAIKAFDLRGISPLTEAMIIVTARSARHAQALGDELMQRLGENAWDYLGVEGMQNGQWVLVDCNDVIVHIFQEETRALYNVEGLYAKAPVFDLPEAVTAGEEK